The following are encoded together in the Brassica napus cultivar Da-Ae chromosome A9, Da-Ae, whole genome shotgun sequence genome:
- the LOC111210809 gene encoding uncharacterized protein LOC111210809 codes for MDANRFFVLLLCIALLLGTDSTKVDGEEQIVSNSTDASVSQIVTDSKSIDHSTNTTTNQLGGSETKPIDSTSQKSIGGGESAKEEEAKSNLSSRKKQGEDCDPSYMCSDEQHLFLACLRVPGDDDAPHLSLLIKNKAKSVLDLTITAPSFVRLETDKVQLLESQDTKVKVSIKKGGSNDSAIILASSNGGHCSLYLKDLAAAGHDTGKDSTVAVSRPSILNISSRTLIVIAMISFLVLSLVIIPVIYHVYRTKSQGKSKYQRLDMELPVSNTPLVAKSDQETGDDGWNNNWGDDWGDGDEEQPNTPVLPLTPSVSSRGLAPRRLSKEGWKD; via the exons ATGGATGCGAATAGATTCTTCGTGTTGCTTCTCTGTATAGCTTTGCTTTTGGGGACTGATAGTACTAAG GTTGATGGAGAGGAACAAATCGTCTCCAATTCGACAGATGCAAGTGTATCTCAGATTGTTACTGACTCTAAGAGTATAGATCATTCTACTAACACCACCACCAATCAATTGGGTGGATCTGAGACCAAGCCTATTGATAGTACGAGTCAAAAGAGTATAGGAGGAGGTGAAAGTGCTAAGGAGGAGGAAGCTAAGAGCAACTTGTCTTCAAGGAAGAAACAAGGTGAAGACTGTGATCCATCTTACATGTGTTCAGATGAGCAGCATCTGTTTCTCGCTTGTCTCCGTGTCCCTGGTGATGATG ATGCGCctcatctctctctcctgaTTAAGAACAAAGCCAAAAGTGTATTGGATCTTACTATAACTGCTCCCAGTTTCGTCCGCTTAGAGACCGATAAAGTTCAGCTTCTTGAAAGCCAAGACACAAAG GTGAAAGTCTCTATTAAGAAGGGAGGCTCCAACGATAGCGCAATCATACTCGCTTCCAGTAATGGTGGCCATTGCAGCCTTTACTTAAAGGATTTGGCCGCTGCAGGACATGATACAGGAAAGGACAGTACAGTGGCTGTTTCTCGCCCTTCGATCCTCAACATCAGCTCGCGAACACTTATCGTGATCGCCATGATTTCCTTCCTCGTTCTCTCCCTTGTCATCATCCCAGTGATCTACCACGTTTACAGGACCAAGTCGCAGGGAAAAAGCAAATACCAGAGGCTCGACATGGAGTTGCCTGTCTCTAACACCCCGTTGGTGGCAAAATCGGATCAGGAAACGGGTGATGACGGATGGAACAATAACTGGGGAGATGATTGGGGCGATGGAGATGAAGAGCAGCCGAATACTCCTGTGTTACCACTCACACCGAGTGTTTCTTCTAGAGGACTTGCTCCTAGACGACTCAGTAAAGAAGGTTGGAAAGATTAG